A genomic region of Synechococcales cyanobacterium T60_A2020_003 contains the following coding sequences:
- a CDS encoding inositol monophosphatase family protein yields the protein MDWTQIVTQAEAITEQVGQRLLQDFGQVRATEKADGSLVTRSDQWADGALREAIARQFPGHGVLSEEVEHIFPDTDWCWIIDPIDGTTNFARGVPLWGISLGLLYQGTPVFGHVRIPPLNHQCFHGFWMGESGLAGPTGAYLNHQPIHVSTEEPSGNHFFSLCARSTKILQQPFPCKIRMLGVATYNLLSVATGAMLGGVEATPKIWDIAAIWAIVQAAGGVWVALDDQPIFPLQPGRDYSARSFPTLVASSPELAERFRPLVACVVR from the coding sequence ATGGACTGGACACAGATAGTCACCCAGGCGGAAGCGATCACCGAGCAGGTGGGGCAACGGCTGCTTCAGGATTTTGGGCAGGTACGGGCAACGGAGAAAGCGGACGGTAGCCTGGTGACGCGGTCGGATCAGTGGGCGGATGGAGCCTTGCGGGAGGCGATCGCCCGTCAGTTTCCGGGGCATGGCGTCCTGAGTGAGGAAGTGGAGCATATCTTTCCGGATACGGACTGGTGCTGGATTATTGACCCGATTGACGGCACAACCAACTTTGCGCGCGGGGTGCCGCTGTGGGGCATTTCCCTGGGCTTGCTTTACCAGGGAACCCCCGTGTTCGGCCATGTGCGGATTCCGCCCCTCAACCACCAATGTTTTCACGGCTTCTGGATGGGAGAGTCGGGATTAGCAGGCCCAACCGGGGCGTACCTCAACCATCAGCCCATCCATGTCAGCACCGAGGAACCGTCGGGCAACCACTTTTTTAGCCTCTGCGCCCGCAGTACAAAGATTTTGCAGCAACCGTTTCCGTGCAAGATTCGGATGCTGGGGGTGGCAACCTACAACTTGCTGAGTGTGGCGACGGGAGCCATGCTAGGGGGTGTGGAAGCGACACCAAAAATTTGGGATATTGCGGCGATTTGGGCGATCGTGCAGGCGGCGGGCGGTGTTTGGGTTGCCCTGGATGATCAGCCGATTTTTCCCCTGCAACCGGGTAGGGACTATAGTGCGCGATCGTTTCCAACCTTGGTGGCGAGTTCACCGGAACTGGCGGAGCGCTTTCGTCCGCTGGTGGCGTGCGTAGTGCGGTAA
- the pgeF gene encoding peptidoglycan editing factor PgeF encodes MHTWHWQSWNDMPYLTCSLLESWAHGFFTQQFSPRVPEELVTVLRPEAQVCRVKQVHGNTVLTPFDLQHPPTATSDADSVLHAADGLVTEQNQQSVWVCTADCVPVLIADDTTGQVAAVHAGWRGTAARIVPAAIACLQAQGSKISNLRVALGPAIAGEVYQVSSDVAAELGASLFPHEASQHPETESRTLDLLAQLRDRPDSPVQDDPEPGKVRVDVRRVNVLQLQQLGLDPEHIAIAPFCTYQQPQHFFSYRRSRQKKVQWSGIVSEAAS; translated from the coding sequence ATGCACACGTGGCACTGGCAATCCTGGAACGATATGCCCTATCTAACCTGTAGCCTGTTGGAGTCCTGGGCGCATGGCTTTTTTACCCAGCAGTTTAGTCCCCGTGTTCCCGAAGAGCTGGTGACCGTTCTGCGACCAGAGGCGCAAGTCTGCCGTGTGAAGCAGGTGCATGGCAATACTGTTTTGACGCCTTTCGACTTGCAGCATCCGCCCACCGCAACCTCTGATGCCGATTCGGTGCTCCATGCGGCGGATGGCCTTGTTACCGAGCAGAATCAACAATCCGTATGGGTCTGCACCGCTGACTGTGTGCCCGTCCTGATTGCCGATGACACCACCGGACAAGTTGCCGCTGTCCATGCTGGATGGCGCGGAACGGCTGCTCGTATCGTGCCAGCGGCGATCGCCTGTCTTCAAGCTCAAGGGAGTAAAATCTCGAACCTTCGAGTTGCCTTGGGGCCTGCGATCGCTGGAGAGGTCTACCAGGTTTCCTCCGACGTCGCGGCTGAACTCGGTGCAAGCCTGTTTCCCCATGAGGCGTCTCAACACCCCGAAACGGAGAGTCGCACCCTGGATCTCTTGGCGCAGTTGCGTGATCGTCCAGACTCTCCCGTTCAGGATGACCCTGAACCTGGCAAGGTGCGGGTCGATGTGCGGCGGGTGAATGTTCTCCAGCTTCAGCAACTTGGCCTTGATCCCGAACACATAGCGATCGCCCCGTTTTGCACCTACCAACAGCCGCAGCATTTCTTTTCTTACCGACGCAGTCGCCAGAAAAAGGTGCAATGGTCGGGGATTGTCAGCGAAGCCGCAAGCTAG